CGGTGCGAACACGACGGCCGCGCTCCTGTTCCGTTTCTGGTACGGTCGTAAGTTCGGAGGTGTGCCGCAGGTGCGCTACGCCCTGTTCAACGAGGTATATTCCTCGCTGCTCGACAAGTCTTCCGCCCAGGGCGTGACCATCCACGAGCATCGTTTTACCTGGGAACGCGATGGCCTGCACCTGCTGCAGGACCTCGGCGCCTACTGGGAGCAGGAGACGGGTTCCCCGATTCCGCTTGGCATCGCTGTCGCCCGTCGCTCGCTTCCGGAAGAAGTCGTGGCGGATGTCGAAAGCGAAATCCGCAGGAGCCTCTCGGTGGCGCGTGGTCGCTCCGAACTCGTGTCCCCCTTTATTCGCGAAATGGCGCAAATTTCCGACGAGAATGTCATCGAGAAGCACATCCGGATGTTCGTGAACGATTTCTCCGAAAATGTGGGGGAGGCGGGCAAGCGCGCCCTGATGTGTCTTTGGGATGTTCCGAAGTGTTGATAACCTGTTGATAGCTGGAAAAATCGTGTAATATTCCATAAACGTAAAATTGTTTTTACAAAACAGCGAATTTTTGCGAAAAACTTTATTTATTTTCCAAAAAGCATCTTTTTAGGGAGTTTACCTATGAGCTTACTCAACGACCTCGACCAAGAAGTTGAAAACTTCAAGCGTGAGTACGAAAAGTTCGAACGCGGCAACAAGTCCGCGGGAACGCGTGCTCGCAAGGTTCTACAGGATATCAAAAAGACCTGCCAGGAGATTCGCGTGTCGATCCAGGGGGCGAAGAAGGAGGAGGAAAAGTCTAGCCTTCCCCCTGCAAATTGACGAGTT
The DNA window shown above is from Fibrobacter sp. and carries:
- a CDS encoding 1,4-dihydroxy-6-naphthoate synthase; the protein is MRLSLGISTCPNDTYIYEALVAGLENSPFEWDVHFADVQTLNEMVIRGELDVAKVSAQVFPSVRENYRCLDCGGAIGYGCGPLLLSSQSAAFDPAQQTVLPGANTTAALLFRFWYGRKFGGVPQVRYALFNEVYSSLLDKSSAQGVTIHEHRFTWERDGLHLLQDLGAYWEQETGSPIPLGIAVARRSLPEEVVADVESEIRRSLSVARGRSELVSPFIREMAQISDENVIEKHIRMFVNDFSENVGEAGKRALMCLWDVPKC